From the genome of Thermaerobacter marianensis DSM 12885:
ACGAGTTCAACAAGAAGAACCCGGTGGGGACCGGGCCCTTCATGGTGGCCGAGTACGTGTCGGGCTCCCACGTGCGCCTGGTGCCCAACCCCTACTACTGGGGCGAGAAGCCCAAGGTCAAGGCCGTGGTCTTCCGCATCGTGCCCGACGTGAACGCCCAGATCGCCCAGCTGCTGGCCGGCGAGGTGGACATGCTGGCCATCGACGACCCGACCTTGCTGGACAAGCTCCAGAACAATCCGAACCTGGAGATGGAGCGGGTCCTGGCCAACGTCTACTACTTCGTCGCCCTCAACCAGGACGACCCCCGCTTCCAGGACAAGCGGGTGCGCCAGGCCCTGTCCTACGCCATCGACAAGGAGGCCATGATCCAGAGCCTGCTCAAGGGTTACGGCCAGGTGGCCACGGGGCCCATCCCGCCCCTGCAGGCGGACTATTACAACGGCGACGTGGCCCGCTACCCGTATGACCCCGAGAAGGCCAAGCAGCTCCTGGCCGAGGCCGGCTGGACCCCGGGCCCCGACGGCATCCTGCAAAAAGACGGCAAGCCGTTCCGTATCCGGATGACCGCGGCCCAGATGCGCCAGCTGGTGCCCGCCACCCTGCTGGTCCAGCAATGGTGGAAGGACCTGGGCATCCAGGTGGACGTGGACGTGCTGGACTGGAACAGCTACATCGAGAAGGCCATCGTCAACCGCGACTACGAGGCCACCCTGGCCTGGTGGTCCACCCCGGCGGACCCCGACGTGTACCCCTACTACGCCTCGGAGGCGGCGGGAAAGGGCAACAACATCCCCAACTACCGCAACCCCGAGCTGGACGATCTGCTGCGCCGTGGCCGCGCCGCCACCAGCGAGGAGGAGCGCACGGCCCTCTACGCCGAGGCGCAGCGCCTGATGGCGGACGAGCTGCCCTACCTCTACCTGTGGTGGCCGGAGAACATCGTGGTCCACAACAAGGCGCTGAAGGTGCCGCCGGGCAGCTTCGCGGTCAAGGCGCTGTACGTGGACCAGTGGTACAAGACCCGGTAACCGGGGACGGACCCGCAGGCGGGCGCCGCCGCGCGGGCGTGCGGCGGCACCGGCGGAAGTGGCGGGCCGTGCTGCCGGGGCTTGCCCGGACCGCCGGCCCGCCCGGCCTGCGGCGGGGGCGACTTGCCCCGGACGCCGCCCATCGCCGCGGCGACCGAACGGCCCGCCGGGGGGCGGACCCGGGAGGAGGGAGGTGCGACGACCGATGGCGGTGGCGCGGTTTGCCGTCCGGCGGCTGCTGCAGGGGCTGGTGGTGCTGTGGGTGATCACCGTGGTGACCTTCCTGCTGGTCAACGTGGCCCCCGGTGGCCCCGGCGCCGTCCTGCGCATGGAGACGACGGCGGAACAGCGCGAGGCCCTGATCCGGCAATTGGGTCTCGACCAGCCGCTGCCCGCCCGTTACGCCCGGTGGCTGGGCGGCGCCCTGCGCGGCGACTTCGGCCTGTCCATGAACAGCCGCGAGCCGGTGATGCCCCTGGTGCTGGAGCGGCTGGGCAACACGGCGGTGCTGGCGGCGGCCACCCTGGTGCTCTCCCTGGCTGTCGGGCTGGCTCTGGGCGTCGCTGCCGCCCTGCGCCGGGGCACGTGGATCGACCACGCCGCCACCCTGATCTCCACCCTGGGGGTGTCGGTGCCCGACTTCTGGTTCGGCATCCTGCTGATCATGGCCCTGTCGGTGCAGTGGAACCTGCTGCCCAGCGGGGGCATGGCCACCGTCGGCGCCGGGTTCTCCCTGGCCGACCGGCTGCAGCACCTGGTGATGCCGGCCTTCGTCCTGATGCTGGTGATCCTGCCCAACATCCTGCGCTTCGTGCGCTCGTCGCTGTTGGAGGTCCTGCACCAGGACTTCATCCGCACGGCGCGGGCCAAGGGCGCGGGTCCTGCCCGGGTGGTCCTGGTCCATGCCTTGCGCAACGCCCTGATTCCCGTGCTGACCATGCTGGGCCTGCTGATCCCGGCCCTGCTGGGCGGCTCGGTGATCGCGGAGAGCGTCTTCGCCTGGCCCGGCATGGGCCGGCTGGCGGTGGAGGCGGCCATGGGCCGGGACTACCCGGTGATCATGGCGGTGACGGTGGTGGCCGGGGTCGTGGTGGTGGTGACCAATCTGGTGGTCGACCTGGCCTACTCCCTGGTCGACCCGCGGATCCGCCACACGGCCGCGTAAGGGGGAGAAACCGATGCCCGCGTCCATGCCCGAACCCGCGGCGGTGACGTCCGGGGCCGGCCGGCCCGGCGGTCCCGGCCCCGGTGGGCCCGGTGGGCCCGCAGGGCACGTCGAAAACCCGGAGGCCCTGCTGCCCGACGCCGAGGGCTTCTGGTCCCGCGCCCGGCGCCGGCCGGGCCTGCTGGTGGCCGCCGGGGTGCTGCTCCTCCTCTACGCCCTGGTGTGGGTCCTGCCGCCGCTTTTGCACCTGGACCCCGACGCCACGAATCCCCTGGCCAGCCTGGCGCCGCCCGGACCCGGCCACTGGCTGGGCACCGACGAGCTGGGCCGGGACATGCTGGCGCGGATGCTGGCGGGCGGGCGCATCACGCTGACGGTAGCCGCCCTGGCGGCCGCCATCGCCCTGAGCGTGGGGACCCTGGTCGGCGCCCTGGCCGGGTTCTACCGCGGCGGGGTCGAGACGGTGCTGATGCGGTTCGTCGATGCGATGATGGCCATTCCTTCTTATTTCTTGATCGTTGCCGAGCTGGCGGTGCTGGGCGACTCGCCGGCGGTGGTCGTGGCGGTCATCGGGCTGAACTACTGGATGCCGGTGGCGCGGCTGGTGTATGCCGAGTTCCTCAAGTGGCGGGAGCGGGAGTTCATCGAGGCGGAGATCGCCCTGGGCGCCTCGCCGGCGCGGATCATCTGGCGGCACCTGTTTCCCCAGGTGGTGCCGTCGCTGCTGGCCCTGCTGTCCCTGACGGTGGGGTGGGCGGTGCTGGCCGAGAGCGGCTTGAGCTACCTGGGGCTGGGGATCCAGCCGCCCGACGCCTCCTGGGGCAACATGCTGAAGAACGCCCAGACCTACATGTGGACGCAGCCCCTGCTGGCCGTGTACCCCGGCGCCGCCATCCTGGTGACCGTGTTGTGCTTCAACGTGCTGGGCAACGGCCTGCGGGACGTGCTGGACCCGCGCGATGCGTGACAGGGCGGCCAGGGGGCGGGCCCGGGGGACCGGCGCCGCGGGCATCTCGGCCGCCGCTCCCGTCCCGGTCGCATCGGCCGCCGCTGCGGGTCGATCCCGGTGGCGATATGTCCGCCGGATCATGCAGGGCCGCGGCCGATGAACCCAAGCAGGGCGACGCCGGACGCCCCGGCGGCGCGGCGTGCCGCCGCCCACCGGGCCGGGCAGCGGCGAACCGCCGGGACGGAGGAGGACCGCGGGTACGGGAGGTGCAACGCCACATGGTGGTCCTCGAAGTGCGGGATCTGGAGGTGACCTTCCCCTCGCCGGCGGGCCCCGCCCGGGCCGTGGGCGGCATCGGCTTCGACCTGCACGCCGGCGAGATCCTCGGGCTGGTGGGCGAGTCGGGCAGCGGCAAGAGCGTCACGGCGCTGGCCCTGATGGGCCTCCTGCCGCCCGGCGCGCGGGTGCGCGGCGAGGTGCGCCTGGGCGGGACGAACCTGCTCTCCCTGTCCGAAGCCGGATGGCGCGCCGTGCGCGGGCGGGAGATGGCCATGATCTTTCAGGAGCCCATGACCTCCCTCAACCCCGTCATGCCCGTGGGCGCCCAGATCGCCGAGGCCCTGGTGCTGCATGGCACCCCGGTCGCCGCCGCCCGCCGGCGGGCCGTGGAGCTGCTGGAGCGGGTGGGCATCCCGGAGCCCGCGCGTCGCGCCCGCCAGTACCCCCACCAGCTTTCCGGCGGCATGCGCCAGCGGGTGATGATCGCCATGGCCATGGCCTGCCGCCCGCGGGTGCTCATCGCAGACGAGCCCACCACGGCCCTGGACGTGACGGTCCAGGCCCAGATCCTGGACCTGATGAAGACCCTCCAGGCGGAGACGGGCACGGCCATCCTGCTGATCACCCACGACCTGGGGGTGGTGGCCGAGATGTGCCACCGGGTGGCGGTGATGTACGCAGGGCGCATCGTGGAGACGGCGCCAGCGGTGGAACTCTTCGACCGGCCGCGCCATCCCTACACCGAGGGGCTGCTGCAGTCCCTGCCCCTGGCGGCGGCGCCCAAGGCGCCCCTGCGCGCCATGGCGGGGGCGGTGCCCCACCCGGCCCTGCTGCCGCCGGGCTGCGCCTTCGCTCCGCGGTGCCCGTACGCGGTGGAGGCCTGCCACCGGGAGGTGCCGCCCCTGGCCGGCGGCGTGGCCTGCCACCGGGCCGGCGAGCTGCACCTGCAAGGGGTCGAACGCGGCGCGGAGGTGGCGGTGCGATGAACGGTCGTTCGGATGCGACCAGGCCGGTGATCCCAGGGCATCGAGACAGCGGCGCCCACCCGGCCCGCCACCACCGCGCCGGCGGCGGCTCCCAGGCCGGGGGATCCGAGCCCCTGGTCCGGGCCGTGAACCTGCGCAAGGAGTTTCCCCTGGCCGGGGGCTTTCCGGGGCGCCGGCTCAAGGTCCACGCCGTGGACGGCGTCAGCTTCGACATTCACCGGGGCGAGGTCTTCAGCCTGGTGGGCGAGTCGGGCTGCGGCAAGTCGACCACCGGCCGGCTGGTGCTGCGCCTTCAGGAGCCCACCGCGGGGGAAGTCTGGTTCGACGGCGAGAATCTGGCCCGCCTGCCCGCGTCCCGCCTGCGCCGGTTGCGGCGCCGCATGCAGGTGGTGTTCCAGGACCCCTTTGCCTCCCTCAACCCGCGCCTGACGGTGGGCGAACTGATCGGCGAGCCGCTGGTGATCCACGGCCTCGGCTCGAAGGCCGACCGGCAGCGCCGCGTGGCCGAGCTGCTGGAGCTGGTGGGCCTGAGCCCCCACCACGCCGCCCGCTACCCCCATCACTTCTCCGGCGGGCAGCGGCAGCGCATCGGCATCGCCCGGGCGCTAGCGTCGGAGCCCGACTTCCTGGTGTGCGACGAGGCGGTCTCGGCCCTGGACGTCTCGGTCCGCGCCCAGATCCTCAACCTGCTGCTGGACCTCCAGCAGCGGCTGGGCCTGACCTACCTGTTCATCTCCCACGACCTGGGCGTGGTGCGCCACATCAGCGACCGGGTGGGGGTGATGTACCTGGGCAAGCTGGTGGAGGTGGCGCCGGCGGCGGAGCTCTTCCGCCAGCCCCTGCACCCCTATACCCGGGCCCTGCTGGCCGCCATCCCGCGGCCCCACCCCCTGGCGCCGGCGCGGGAGCGCATCGAGTTGCGGGGCGAGCTGCCGAGCCCCGTGAACCCGCCCCGGGGCTGCCGGTTCCACACCCGCTGCCCCCTGGCAACCGATCGCTGCCGCCGGGAAGAACCGGCCCTGGTGGAGCAGGCGCCCGGCCACTGGGCGGCGTGCCATTACGTCTGACATGGGACCCGAGCCGCGCCGCGGGTCCGGGTGGAACCTGGCCCCAGCGGATCCCGGCGCCGGGATCAGTCGCCGCCCCGGGCGCCCGGCCGCGGCATCCCCAGCCGGGCCGGCGCCCCCGCCCGGCGCGCCCGGCCCAAAAGCCGCCGCCCGGCGTCCAGCAGGTCGGCGATCTCGGGGGCCCGGAGCAGCGCCAGCACCAGCAGGTAGACGGCGCATCCCAGGAGGCCCGGCCCGGCCACCAGGGCCAGCTCCACCGCTGCGCCCGCCGATCCGTCCGCCAGTTCCGCCACCGACACCTGCCAGCGGGCCGCCAGGGCCCGGTAGGCGCCGTCCATCACCACCGCCGCCAGGGCCGCCGCCGCCAGCACCCGGCCCGCCCCCGCGGCCATGCCGCCCACGTCCACGGCGCCGTACCGCCGCTGGAGGTGGACCAGCAGCAGCACCAGGCCCGTGGTGAAGGACAGGGTGGTGGCCAGGGCCAGGCCGGTGATCCCCAGCCACCGCCCCAGCGCCAGGTCGCCCGCCACGTTGACCACCATGGCCGCCACCGCCACCAGGGCGGGGGTCCGGCTGTCCCGGGTCGCGTAGAGGGCGCGGCTGGCCAGATCCCGCAGGGCCATGGGGACCAGGCCCAGGCCGTAGCCCGCCAGGGCCAGGGCCGTCAGCCCCGCATCTTGGGCGTCAAAGCTGCCCCGCCCGTACACGAAGGCCACGATGGGCTCCCGCAGCACCACCAGCGCCACGGTCATGGGGGCCAGCCCCACGGTCAAGACCCCCATGCCCCGCTGCAGCAGGTGCCGGAAGGCCGCGCGGTCGCCGGTGCCCGCCACCGCGCCCAGGGACGGGTACAC
Proteins encoded in this window:
- a CDS encoding ABC transporter substrate-binding protein: MRAWGHGAWGHVNPEAKAWRSAPGRRGAGLAAGREPGPETGDEAGGRPGPAPGHEPGGRRRRSGRARRPGLARAAAALLVALATLLAACGGPAGSGGAGTGAGGTGGTGAGGSSGGEAAYDPEATVTLVTPADPTFNPWHPNAYAESNVINEMIFPGLTRWDEKMRPVPHLATEWSVSDDGLVWTFKLREATWSDGQPFTADDVAFTFNEIVLNPDLGANHSSEYKAVEKVVAVDPHTVEFHLKEPFASLPSYLAYYSGILPKHIFEGVKDPWSLNEFNKKNPVGTGPFMVAEYVSGSHVRLVPNPYYWGEKPKVKAVVFRIVPDVNAQIAQLLAGEVDMLAIDDPTLLDKLQNNPNLEMERVLANVYYFVALNQDDPRFQDKRVRQALSYAIDKEAMIQSLLKGYGQVATGPIPPLQADYYNGDVARYPYDPEKAKQLLAEAGWTPGPDGILQKDGKPFRIRMTAAQMRQLVPATLLVQQWWKDLGIQVDVDVLDWNSYIEKAIVNRDYEATLAWWSTPADPDVYPYYASEAAGKGNNIPNYRNPELDDLLRRGRAATSEEERTALYAEAQRLMADELPYLYLWWPENIVVHNKALKVPPGSFAVKALYVDQWYKTR
- a CDS encoding ABC transporter permease, which translates into the protein MRRPMAVARFAVRRLLQGLVVLWVITVVTFLLVNVAPGGPGAVLRMETTAEQREALIRQLGLDQPLPARYARWLGGALRGDFGLSMNSREPVMPLVLERLGNTAVLAAATLVLSLAVGLALGVAAALRRGTWIDHAATLISTLGVSVPDFWFGILLIMALSVQWNLLPSGGMATVGAGFSLADRLQHLVMPAFVLMLVILPNILRFVRSSLLEVLHQDFIRTARAKGAGPARVVLVHALRNALIPVLTMLGLLIPALLGGSVIAESVFAWPGMGRLAVEAAMGRDYPVIMAVTVVAGVVVVVTNLVVDLAYSLVDPRIRHTAA
- a CDS encoding ABC transporter permease encodes the protein MPASMPEPAAVTSGAGRPGGPGPGGPGGPAGHVENPEALLPDAEGFWSRARRRPGLLVAAGVLLLLYALVWVLPPLLHLDPDATNPLASLAPPGPGHWLGTDELGRDMLARMLAGGRITLTVAALAAAIALSVGTLVGALAGFYRGGVETVLMRFVDAMMAIPSYFLIVAELAVLGDSPAVVVAVIGLNYWMPVARLVYAEFLKWREREFIEAEIALGASPARIIWRHLFPQVVPSLLALLSLTVGWAVLAESGLSYLGLGIQPPDASWGNMLKNAQTYMWTQPLLAVYPGAAILVTVLCFNVLGNGLRDVLDPRDA
- a CDS encoding ABC transporter ATP-binding protein → MVVLEVRDLEVTFPSPAGPARAVGGIGFDLHAGEILGLVGESGSGKSVTALALMGLLPPGARVRGEVRLGGTNLLSLSEAGWRAVRGREMAMIFQEPMTSLNPVMPVGAQIAEALVLHGTPVAAARRRAVELLERVGIPEPARRARQYPHQLSGGMRQRVMIAMAMACRPRVLIADEPTTALDVTVQAQILDLMKTLQAETGTAILLITHDLGVVAEMCHRVAVMYAGRIVETAPAVELFDRPRHPYTEGLLQSLPLAAAPKAPLRAMAGAVPHPALLPPGCAFAPRCPYAVEACHREVPPLAGGVACHRAGELHLQGVERGAEVAVR
- a CDS encoding ABC transporter ATP-binding protein, producing the protein MNGRSDATRPVIPGHRDSGAHPARHHRAGGGSQAGGSEPLVRAVNLRKEFPLAGGFPGRRLKVHAVDGVSFDIHRGEVFSLVGESGCGKSTTGRLVLRLQEPTAGEVWFDGENLARLPASRLRRLRRRMQVVFQDPFASLNPRLTVGELIGEPLVIHGLGSKADRQRRVAELLELVGLSPHHAARYPHHFSGGQRQRIGIARALASEPDFLVCDEAVSALDVSVRAQILNLLLDLQQRLGLTYLFISHDLGVVRHISDRVGVMYLGKLVEVAPAAELFRQPLHPYTRALLAAIPRPHPLAPARERIELRGELPSPVNPPRGCRFHTRCPLATDRCRREEPALVEQAPGHWAACHYV